One Oncorhynchus clarkii lewisi isolate Uvic-CL-2024 chromosome 31, UVic_Ocla_1.0, whole genome shotgun sequence DNA segment encodes these proteins:
- the LOC139391039 gene encoding synaptotagmin-like protein 4 isoform X1: MPQAADMINMAFLTDSERELILEVLRRDEELRQAEEQRVRKLKTELLDIKRKGAKRSSGRYSERSCGRCQEPLGRLSASSSQCRACKHQVCRNCRAVRPNGSWVCSVCAKEADLKKCTGDWFYDQRVNRFTTTPGHDIVRASLKKKSPLRKRETMGEQLLKSTELKPGQPTIPVPRPRLMDLAASNKYPPDKVSEEPVAAEKKQQHQRSDTKSAEKASLNTVRTEMEPSLGTPFLPMKKKSTGRSSPAGSSVSSIPVKVESTGIHSANIDTSSVVNRRSVSPCTGSVLLEDDGLFKKSVRQGQKPSEFTSVLDLRQEVSEGSMGDRSKSVPGLNVPDDEEDDEDIDNLVSIHRKTVGSSTSNLRGSKSTLGSLMSIYSEAGDYDCVEVSGDIVFSLRYDDTTHSLAVLVKECHSLAHGDATRQRSNPYVKCYLLPDKSRTGKKKTSIKRNTVDPTYNEILKFSISRSQVLTRSLQLSVWHHDRLGRNAFLGEVEVPLDCRDLNGQHEECVALMGKASPLQSSAFSQYKGELVISLKYVSTKKPPTEKTKGKTLSLGNKSKTEEGGELHVLIKEAKNLTAMKAGDTSDSFVKGYLLPLKSKSTKRKTPVVKKTLNPHYDHTFVYKGLTLDQLSKMCLELTVWDREAISSNDFLGGVRLSTGTATLKVGKEEVEADSTGEEVSLWQKMMQYPDSWAEGSLPLRSSMGKNKSK, from the exons ATGCCACAGGCTGCAGACATGATCAACATGGCCTTCCTGACCGACTCGGAGCGGGAGCTGATCCTGGAGGTGTTGCGGCGGGACGAGGAGCTAAGGCAGGCCGAGGAGCAGCGTGTCCG CAAGCTGAAAACAGAGCTGCTGGACATAAAGAGGAAGGGGGCCAAGCGCAGCAGTGGGAGGTACAGTGAGCGCAGCTGCGGTCGCTGCCAGGAACCACTGGGTCGACTGTCTGCCAGCTCCAGCCAATGTAGGGCATGTAAACACCAAGTGTGCCGCAACTGCCGCGCAGTGCGCCCCAATGGATCCTgggtgtgcagtgtgtgtgccaAAGAGGC TGATCTAAAGAAGTGCACTGGAGACTGGTTTTATGACCAGCGAGTCAACCGCTTCACCACTACCCCTGGACACGACATAGTGAGAGCTTCCCTCAAAAAGAAGTCCCCAT TGAGGAAGAGGGAGACCATGGGAGAGCAACTGTTGAAGAGTACAGAGTTGAAACCCGGCCAGCCGACCATCCCTGTTCCCCGACCCAGACTGATGGACCTAGCGGCCTCCAACAAGTA TCCGCCAGACAAAGTTTCTGAAGAACCAGTGGCAGCTGAGAAAAAGCAACAGCACCAGCGCAGTGACACTAAATCTGCAGAGAAAGCAAGCTTGAACACTGTCAGGACAGAGATGGAGCCCTCTCTTGGGACTCCTTTCTTACCAAT GAAGAAGAAGAGCACAGGTCGGTCCAGTCCAGCAGGTTCCAGTGTGTCCAGTATTCCAGTCAAAGTAGAAAGCACAGGTATCCACAGCGCCAACATAGACACG TCCTCCGTAGTGAATCGTCGTAGTGTAAGTCCCTGCACCGGGTCTGTCTTATTGGAAGACGACGGGCTGTTCAAGAAGAGCGTCAGACAAGGTCAGAAACCCTCTG AATTCACATCTGTGCTGGACCTGCGTCAGGAAGTATCGGAGGGCTCTATGGGTGACAGAAGCAAGTCTGTGCCTGGCCTCAATGTGCCG gatgACGAGGAGGATGATGAGGACATTGATAACTTGGTGAGCATCCATAGAAAGACAGTGGGCTCAAGTACCTCAAATCTTCGCGGCTCCAAG AGTACACTGGGGAGTCTGATGAGTATTTACAGTGAGGCAGGAGATTATGACTGCGTGGAGGTGAGCGGGGACAttgtgttctctctcagataCGATGACACCACCCATAGCCTGGCCGTCCTCGTCAAGGAGTGCCACTCGCTGGCCCACGGGGACGCCACACGCCAGCGTTCCAACCC GTATGTCAAGTGCTATCTTCTCCCTGACAAGTCTCGCACTGGTAAAAAGAAAACCAGCATCAAACGAAACACAGTGGACCCCACCTACAATGAGATCCTAAAG TTCTCCATCAGCCGCTCCCAGGTGCTCACTCGTTCCCTCCAGCTCTCTGTCTGGCACCATGACCGCTTGGGCCGTAATGCCTTCCTGGGAGAGGTAGAGGTGCCTCTGGACTGCAGGGACCTCAACGGCCAACACGAGGAGTGTGTGGCGCTCATGGGAAAA GCATCACCACTGCAGTCCTCTGCCTTTTCTCAGTACAAAGGAGAACTGGTGATTTCCCTGAAGTACGTCTCGACTAAGAAACCACCAACAGAGAAGACTAAAG GCAAGACTCTTTCTCTAGGCAACAAGTCAAAgacggaggagggaggggaattGCACGTCTTGATCAAAGAGGCCAAGAACCTGACGGCAATGAAAGCAGGGGACACGTCGGATTCCTTTGTGAAAGG ATACTTGTTGCCATTGAAGTCCAAGTCCACTAAGAGGAAGACTCCGGTGGTGAAGAAGACTCTGAACCCTCACTACGACCACACATTTGTGTACAAAGGCCTGACCCTGGACCAGCTGAGTAAGATGTGTCTGGAGCTGACCGTGTGGGACCGGGAGGCCATCTCCAGTAATGACTTCCTGGGTGGGGTTCGACTCAGCACAGGCACAG CCACACTGAAGGTTGGCAAGGAGGAAGTGGAGGCGGACTCAACAGGAGAGGAGGTGTCTCTGTGGCAGAAGATGATGCAATACCCTGACTCATGGGCAGAGGGCTCTCTTCCATTACGCTCCTCTATGGGCAAGAACAAGAGCAAGTGA
- the LOC139391039 gene encoding synaptotagmin-like protein 4 isoform X3: MPQAADMINMAFLTDSERELILEVLRRDEELRQAEEQRVRKLKTELLDIKRKGAKRSSGRYSERSCGRCQEPLGRLSASSSQCRACKHQVCRNCRAVRPNGSWVCSVCAKEADLKKCTGDWFYDQRVNRFTTTPGHDIVRASLKKKSPLRKRETMGEQLLKSTELKPGQPTIPVPRPRLMDLAASNKYPPDKVSEEPVAAEKKQQHQRSDTKSAEKASLNTVRTEMEPSLGTPFLPMKKKSTGRSSPAGSSVSSIPVKVESTGIHSANIDTSSVVNRRSVSPCTGSVLLEDDGLFKKSVRQEFTSVLDLRQEVSEGSMGDRSKSVPGLNVPDDEEDDEDIDNLVSIHRKTVGSSTSNLRGSKSTLGSLMSIYSEAGDYDCVEVSGDIVFSLRYDDTTHSLAVLVKECHSLAHGDATRQRSNPYVKCYLLPDKSRTGKKKTSIKRNTVDPTYNEILKFSISRSQVLTRSLQLSVWHHDRLGRNAFLGEVEVPLDCRDLNGQHEECVALMGKASPLQSSAFSQYKGELVISLKYVSTKKPPTEKTKGKTLSLGNKSKTEEGGELHVLIKEAKNLTAMKAGDTSDSFVKGYLLPLKSKSTKRKTPVVKKTLNPHYDHTFVYKGLTLDQLSKMCLELTVWDREAISSNDFLGGVRLSTGTATLKVGKEEVEADSTGEEVSLWQKMMQYPDSWAEGSLPLRSSMGKNKSK, encoded by the exons ATGCCACAGGCTGCAGACATGATCAACATGGCCTTCCTGACCGACTCGGAGCGGGAGCTGATCCTGGAGGTGTTGCGGCGGGACGAGGAGCTAAGGCAGGCCGAGGAGCAGCGTGTCCG CAAGCTGAAAACAGAGCTGCTGGACATAAAGAGGAAGGGGGCCAAGCGCAGCAGTGGGAGGTACAGTGAGCGCAGCTGCGGTCGCTGCCAGGAACCACTGGGTCGACTGTCTGCCAGCTCCAGCCAATGTAGGGCATGTAAACACCAAGTGTGCCGCAACTGCCGCGCAGTGCGCCCCAATGGATCCTgggtgtgcagtgtgtgtgccaAAGAGGC TGATCTAAAGAAGTGCACTGGAGACTGGTTTTATGACCAGCGAGTCAACCGCTTCACCACTACCCCTGGACACGACATAGTGAGAGCTTCCCTCAAAAAGAAGTCCCCAT TGAGGAAGAGGGAGACCATGGGAGAGCAACTGTTGAAGAGTACAGAGTTGAAACCCGGCCAGCCGACCATCCCTGTTCCCCGACCCAGACTGATGGACCTAGCGGCCTCCAACAAGTA TCCGCCAGACAAAGTTTCTGAAGAACCAGTGGCAGCTGAGAAAAAGCAACAGCACCAGCGCAGTGACACTAAATCTGCAGAGAAAGCAAGCTTGAACACTGTCAGGACAGAGATGGAGCCCTCTCTTGGGACTCCTTTCTTACCAAT GAAGAAGAAGAGCACAGGTCGGTCCAGTCCAGCAGGTTCCAGTGTGTCCAGTATTCCAGTCAAAGTAGAAAGCACAGGTATCCACAGCGCCAACATAGACACG TCCTCCGTAGTGAATCGTCGTAGTGTAAGTCCCTGCACCGGGTCTGTCTTATTGGAAGACGACGGGCTGTTCAAGAAGAGCGTCAGACAAG AATTCACATCTGTGCTGGACCTGCGTCAGGAAGTATCGGAGGGCTCTATGGGTGACAGAAGCAAGTCTGTGCCTGGCCTCAATGTGCCG gatgACGAGGAGGATGATGAGGACATTGATAACTTGGTGAGCATCCATAGAAAGACAGTGGGCTCAAGTACCTCAAATCTTCGCGGCTCCAAG AGTACACTGGGGAGTCTGATGAGTATTTACAGTGAGGCAGGAGATTATGACTGCGTGGAGGTGAGCGGGGACAttgtgttctctctcagataCGATGACACCACCCATAGCCTGGCCGTCCTCGTCAAGGAGTGCCACTCGCTGGCCCACGGGGACGCCACACGCCAGCGTTCCAACCC GTATGTCAAGTGCTATCTTCTCCCTGACAAGTCTCGCACTGGTAAAAAGAAAACCAGCATCAAACGAAACACAGTGGACCCCACCTACAATGAGATCCTAAAG TTCTCCATCAGCCGCTCCCAGGTGCTCACTCGTTCCCTCCAGCTCTCTGTCTGGCACCATGACCGCTTGGGCCGTAATGCCTTCCTGGGAGAGGTAGAGGTGCCTCTGGACTGCAGGGACCTCAACGGCCAACACGAGGAGTGTGTGGCGCTCATGGGAAAA GCATCACCACTGCAGTCCTCTGCCTTTTCTCAGTACAAAGGAGAACTGGTGATTTCCCTGAAGTACGTCTCGACTAAGAAACCACCAACAGAGAAGACTAAAG GCAAGACTCTTTCTCTAGGCAACAAGTCAAAgacggaggagggaggggaattGCACGTCTTGATCAAAGAGGCCAAGAACCTGACGGCAATGAAAGCAGGGGACACGTCGGATTCCTTTGTGAAAGG ATACTTGTTGCCATTGAAGTCCAAGTCCACTAAGAGGAAGACTCCGGTGGTGAAGAAGACTCTGAACCCTCACTACGACCACACATTTGTGTACAAAGGCCTGACCCTGGACCAGCTGAGTAAGATGTGTCTGGAGCTGACCGTGTGGGACCGGGAGGCCATCTCCAGTAATGACTTCCTGGGTGGGGTTCGACTCAGCACAGGCACAG CCACACTGAAGGTTGGCAAGGAGGAAGTGGAGGCGGACTCAACAGGAGAGGAGGTGTCTCTGTGGCAGAAGATGATGCAATACCCTGACTCATGGGCAGAGGGCTCTCTTCCATTACGCTCCTCTATGGGCAAGAACAAGAGCAAGTGA
- the LOC139391039 gene encoding synaptotagmin-like protein 4 isoform X2 codes for MPQAADMINMAFLTDSERELILEVLRRDEELRQAEEQRVRKLKTELLDIKRKGAKRSSGRYSERSCGRCQEPLGRLSASSSQCRACKHQVCRNCRAVRPNGSWVCSVCAKEADLKKCTGDWFYDQRVNRFTTTPGHDIVRASLKKKSPLRKRETMGEQLLKSTELKPGQPTIPVPRPRLMDLAASNNPPDKVSEEPVAAEKKQQHQRSDTKSAEKASLNTVRTEMEPSLGTPFLPMKKKSTGRSSPAGSSVSSIPVKVESTGIHSANIDTSSVVNRRSVSPCTGSVLLEDDGLFKKSVRQGQKPSEFTSVLDLRQEVSEGSMGDRSKSVPGLNVPDDEEDDEDIDNLVSIHRKTVGSSTSNLRGSKSTLGSLMSIYSEAGDYDCVEVSGDIVFSLRYDDTTHSLAVLVKECHSLAHGDATRQRSNPYVKCYLLPDKSRTGKKKTSIKRNTVDPTYNEILKFSISRSQVLTRSLQLSVWHHDRLGRNAFLGEVEVPLDCRDLNGQHEECVALMGKASPLQSSAFSQYKGELVISLKYVSTKKPPTEKTKGKTLSLGNKSKTEEGGELHVLIKEAKNLTAMKAGDTSDSFVKGYLLPLKSKSTKRKTPVVKKTLNPHYDHTFVYKGLTLDQLSKMCLELTVWDREAISSNDFLGGVRLSTGTATLKVGKEEVEADSTGEEVSLWQKMMQYPDSWAEGSLPLRSSMGKNKSK; via the exons ATGCCACAGGCTGCAGACATGATCAACATGGCCTTCCTGACCGACTCGGAGCGGGAGCTGATCCTGGAGGTGTTGCGGCGGGACGAGGAGCTAAGGCAGGCCGAGGAGCAGCGTGTCCG CAAGCTGAAAACAGAGCTGCTGGACATAAAGAGGAAGGGGGCCAAGCGCAGCAGTGGGAGGTACAGTGAGCGCAGCTGCGGTCGCTGCCAGGAACCACTGGGTCGACTGTCTGCCAGCTCCAGCCAATGTAGGGCATGTAAACACCAAGTGTGCCGCAACTGCCGCGCAGTGCGCCCCAATGGATCCTgggtgtgcagtgtgtgtgccaAAGAGGC TGATCTAAAGAAGTGCACTGGAGACTGGTTTTATGACCAGCGAGTCAACCGCTTCACCACTACCCCTGGACACGACATAGTGAGAGCTTCCCTCAAAAAGAAGTCCCCAT TGAGGAAGAGGGAGACCATGGGAGAGCAACTGTTGAAGAGTACAGAGTTGAAACCCGGCCAGCCGACCATCCCTGTTCCCCGACCCAGACTGATGGACCTAGCGGCCTCCAACAA TCCGCCAGACAAAGTTTCTGAAGAACCAGTGGCAGCTGAGAAAAAGCAACAGCACCAGCGCAGTGACACTAAATCTGCAGAGAAAGCAAGCTTGAACACTGTCAGGACAGAGATGGAGCCCTCTCTTGGGACTCCTTTCTTACCAAT GAAGAAGAAGAGCACAGGTCGGTCCAGTCCAGCAGGTTCCAGTGTGTCCAGTATTCCAGTCAAAGTAGAAAGCACAGGTATCCACAGCGCCAACATAGACACG TCCTCCGTAGTGAATCGTCGTAGTGTAAGTCCCTGCACCGGGTCTGTCTTATTGGAAGACGACGGGCTGTTCAAGAAGAGCGTCAGACAAGGTCAGAAACCCTCTG AATTCACATCTGTGCTGGACCTGCGTCAGGAAGTATCGGAGGGCTCTATGGGTGACAGAAGCAAGTCTGTGCCTGGCCTCAATGTGCCG gatgACGAGGAGGATGATGAGGACATTGATAACTTGGTGAGCATCCATAGAAAGACAGTGGGCTCAAGTACCTCAAATCTTCGCGGCTCCAAG AGTACACTGGGGAGTCTGATGAGTATTTACAGTGAGGCAGGAGATTATGACTGCGTGGAGGTGAGCGGGGACAttgtgttctctctcagataCGATGACACCACCCATAGCCTGGCCGTCCTCGTCAAGGAGTGCCACTCGCTGGCCCACGGGGACGCCACACGCCAGCGTTCCAACCC GTATGTCAAGTGCTATCTTCTCCCTGACAAGTCTCGCACTGGTAAAAAGAAAACCAGCATCAAACGAAACACAGTGGACCCCACCTACAATGAGATCCTAAAG TTCTCCATCAGCCGCTCCCAGGTGCTCACTCGTTCCCTCCAGCTCTCTGTCTGGCACCATGACCGCTTGGGCCGTAATGCCTTCCTGGGAGAGGTAGAGGTGCCTCTGGACTGCAGGGACCTCAACGGCCAACACGAGGAGTGTGTGGCGCTCATGGGAAAA GCATCACCACTGCAGTCCTCTGCCTTTTCTCAGTACAAAGGAGAACTGGTGATTTCCCTGAAGTACGTCTCGACTAAGAAACCACCAACAGAGAAGACTAAAG GCAAGACTCTTTCTCTAGGCAACAAGTCAAAgacggaggagggaggggaattGCACGTCTTGATCAAAGAGGCCAAGAACCTGACGGCAATGAAAGCAGGGGACACGTCGGATTCCTTTGTGAAAGG ATACTTGTTGCCATTGAAGTCCAAGTCCACTAAGAGGAAGACTCCGGTGGTGAAGAAGACTCTGAACCCTCACTACGACCACACATTTGTGTACAAAGGCCTGACCCTGGACCAGCTGAGTAAGATGTGTCTGGAGCTGACCGTGTGGGACCGGGAGGCCATCTCCAGTAATGACTTCCTGGGTGGGGTTCGACTCAGCACAGGCACAG CCACACTGAAGGTTGGCAAGGAGGAAGTGGAGGCGGACTCAACAGGAGAGGAGGTGTCTCTGTGGCAGAAGATGATGCAATACCCTGACTCATGGGCAGAGGGCTCTCTTCCATTACGCTCCTCTATGGGCAAGAACAAGAGCAAGTGA
- the LOC139391039 gene encoding synaptotagmin-like protein 4 isoform X4 yields MPQAADMINMAFLTDSERELILEVLRRDEELRQAEEQRVRKLKTELLDIKRKGAKRSSGRYSERSCGRCQEPLGRLSASSSQCRACKHQVCRNCRAVRPNGSWVCSVCAKEADLKKCTGDWFYDQRVNRFTTTPGHDIVRASLKKKSPLRKRETMGEQLLKSTELKPGQPTIPVPRPRLMDLAASNNPPDKVSEEPVAAEKKQQHQRSDTKSAEKASLNTVRTEMEPSLGTPFLPMKKKSTGRSSPAGSSVSSIPVKVESTGIHSANIDTSSVVNRRSVSPCTGSVLLEDDGLFKKSVRQEFTSVLDLRQEVSEGSMGDRSKSVPGLNVPDDEEDDEDIDNLVSIHRKTVGSSTSNLRGSKSTLGSLMSIYSEAGDYDCVEVSGDIVFSLRYDDTTHSLAVLVKECHSLAHGDATRQRSNPYVKCYLLPDKSRTGKKKTSIKRNTVDPTYNEILKFSISRSQVLTRSLQLSVWHHDRLGRNAFLGEVEVPLDCRDLNGQHEECVALMGKASPLQSSAFSQYKGELVISLKYVSTKKPPTEKTKGKTLSLGNKSKTEEGGELHVLIKEAKNLTAMKAGDTSDSFVKGYLLPLKSKSTKRKTPVVKKTLNPHYDHTFVYKGLTLDQLSKMCLELTVWDREAISSNDFLGGVRLSTGTATLKVGKEEVEADSTGEEVSLWQKMMQYPDSWAEGSLPLRSSMGKNKSK; encoded by the exons ATGCCACAGGCTGCAGACATGATCAACATGGCCTTCCTGACCGACTCGGAGCGGGAGCTGATCCTGGAGGTGTTGCGGCGGGACGAGGAGCTAAGGCAGGCCGAGGAGCAGCGTGTCCG CAAGCTGAAAACAGAGCTGCTGGACATAAAGAGGAAGGGGGCCAAGCGCAGCAGTGGGAGGTACAGTGAGCGCAGCTGCGGTCGCTGCCAGGAACCACTGGGTCGACTGTCTGCCAGCTCCAGCCAATGTAGGGCATGTAAACACCAAGTGTGCCGCAACTGCCGCGCAGTGCGCCCCAATGGATCCTgggtgtgcagtgtgtgtgccaAAGAGGC TGATCTAAAGAAGTGCACTGGAGACTGGTTTTATGACCAGCGAGTCAACCGCTTCACCACTACCCCTGGACACGACATAGTGAGAGCTTCCCTCAAAAAGAAGTCCCCAT TGAGGAAGAGGGAGACCATGGGAGAGCAACTGTTGAAGAGTACAGAGTTGAAACCCGGCCAGCCGACCATCCCTGTTCCCCGACCCAGACTGATGGACCTAGCGGCCTCCAACAA TCCGCCAGACAAAGTTTCTGAAGAACCAGTGGCAGCTGAGAAAAAGCAACAGCACCAGCGCAGTGACACTAAATCTGCAGAGAAAGCAAGCTTGAACACTGTCAGGACAGAGATGGAGCCCTCTCTTGGGACTCCTTTCTTACCAAT GAAGAAGAAGAGCACAGGTCGGTCCAGTCCAGCAGGTTCCAGTGTGTCCAGTATTCCAGTCAAAGTAGAAAGCACAGGTATCCACAGCGCCAACATAGACACG TCCTCCGTAGTGAATCGTCGTAGTGTAAGTCCCTGCACCGGGTCTGTCTTATTGGAAGACGACGGGCTGTTCAAGAAGAGCGTCAGACAAG AATTCACATCTGTGCTGGACCTGCGTCAGGAAGTATCGGAGGGCTCTATGGGTGACAGAAGCAAGTCTGTGCCTGGCCTCAATGTGCCG gatgACGAGGAGGATGATGAGGACATTGATAACTTGGTGAGCATCCATAGAAAGACAGTGGGCTCAAGTACCTCAAATCTTCGCGGCTCCAAG AGTACACTGGGGAGTCTGATGAGTATTTACAGTGAGGCAGGAGATTATGACTGCGTGGAGGTGAGCGGGGACAttgtgttctctctcagataCGATGACACCACCCATAGCCTGGCCGTCCTCGTCAAGGAGTGCCACTCGCTGGCCCACGGGGACGCCACACGCCAGCGTTCCAACCC GTATGTCAAGTGCTATCTTCTCCCTGACAAGTCTCGCACTGGTAAAAAGAAAACCAGCATCAAACGAAACACAGTGGACCCCACCTACAATGAGATCCTAAAG TTCTCCATCAGCCGCTCCCAGGTGCTCACTCGTTCCCTCCAGCTCTCTGTCTGGCACCATGACCGCTTGGGCCGTAATGCCTTCCTGGGAGAGGTAGAGGTGCCTCTGGACTGCAGGGACCTCAACGGCCAACACGAGGAGTGTGTGGCGCTCATGGGAAAA GCATCACCACTGCAGTCCTCTGCCTTTTCTCAGTACAAAGGAGAACTGGTGATTTCCCTGAAGTACGTCTCGACTAAGAAACCACCAACAGAGAAGACTAAAG GCAAGACTCTTTCTCTAGGCAACAAGTCAAAgacggaggagggaggggaattGCACGTCTTGATCAAAGAGGCCAAGAACCTGACGGCAATGAAAGCAGGGGACACGTCGGATTCCTTTGTGAAAGG ATACTTGTTGCCATTGAAGTCCAAGTCCACTAAGAGGAAGACTCCGGTGGTGAAGAAGACTCTGAACCCTCACTACGACCACACATTTGTGTACAAAGGCCTGACCCTGGACCAGCTGAGTAAGATGTGTCTGGAGCTGACCGTGTGGGACCGGGAGGCCATCTCCAGTAATGACTTCCTGGGTGGGGTTCGACTCAGCACAGGCACAG CCACACTGAAGGTTGGCAAGGAGGAAGTGGAGGCGGACTCAACAGGAGAGGAGGTGTCTCTGTGGCAGAAGATGATGCAATACCCTGACTCATGGGCAGAGGGCTCTCTTCCATTACGCTCCTCTATGGGCAAGAACAAGAGCAAGTGA